In Megalobrama amblycephala isolate DHTTF-2021 linkage group LG10, ASM1881202v1, whole genome shotgun sequence, one DNA window encodes the following:
- the mlh1 gene encoding DNA mismatch repair protein Mlh1 translates to MMAGVIRRLDETVVNRIAAGEIIQRPANAIKEMMENCLDAKATNIQITVKEGGLKLILIQDNGTGIRKDDMEIVCERFTTSKLQSFEDLASIATYGFRGEALASISHVAHVTITTKTADAKCAYRASYSDGKLKSPPKPCAGNQGTLISVEDLFYNVSTRRKALKSASEEYSRIIEVVSRYAIHNSGKSFAVKKQGEMVADVKTLLNASVLDNIRVVFGVAVSRELIEVECEDQKLAFTMKGYISNANYSVKKCVLILFINHRLVESAALKKAIETVYTAYLPKNTHPFLYLSLEIAPQNIDVNVHPTKHEVHFLHEDSIIESIQKHIESKLLGSNSSRTYFTQTLLPGLSASASVAKASSSSADSQERIYAHQMVRTDSKAQKLDAFLQPSTSSSTAQRKSDKPSSPPTAEPDDTELLNAVDDLEPCGSEDPPTDIQPPTDEAPPRKRPHVEEVKEDLTAACLPRRRVIKLTSIKELREEIEQQTHKGLQELLQNHSFVGSVSPQWTLVQHQTKLYLLNTTKLSQELFYQILIYDFGNFGVLRLSNPAPLYDLAMLALDSEESGWTDEDGPKEGLAQYIVDFLKQKTEMLEEYFSLEIDGEGNLTGLPMLLDNYTPAMEGLPMFILRLATEVNWDREKDCFHDFSIECSHFYSIRKRYTLEPDAEEPQDAEMSWQWKVEHVLFKALRSLFSPPKHFSEDGSVLQIASLPELYKVFERC, encoded by the exons ATGATGGCGGGAGTCATCCGCAGACTCGATGAGACTGTAGTGAACCGCATCGCAGCAGGAGAGATTATCCAGCGGCCTGCCAATGCTATCAAAGAGATGATGGAGAACTG TTTGGATGCAAAGGCCACAAATATCCAGATAACAGTGAAAGAAGGCGGACTGAAGCTCATCCTCATTCAGGACAATGGCACTGGCATCAGG AAAGATGATATGGAAATAGTTTGTGAGCGTTTTACGACCAGCAAGCTTCAGTCTTTTGAGGACTTGGCATCGATCGCAACATATGGATTCAGAGGCGAG GCTCTCGCCAGTATAAGTCATGTAGCCCATGTCACAATCACCACAAAAACAGCTGATGCAAAATGTGCCTAcag ggCCAGTTACAGTGATGGGAAGCTAAAATCTCCACCTAAACCTTGCGCTGGAAACCAGGGGACGTTGATTTCT GTAGAGGATCTGTTCTATAATGTGTCCACCCGACGGAAAGCCCTGAAGAGCGCCAGTGAGGAATATTCTAGAATCATTGAGGTTGTGAGCAG ATATGCCATTCACAACTCTGGGAAAAGTTTTGCTGTAAAGAAG CAAGGTGAGATGGTTGCAGATGTGAAGACCCTTCTGAACGCCTCTGTGCTGGACAACATTCGTGTGGTGTTTGGTGTAGCTGTTAGCAG ggagCTGATTGAAGTTGAGTGTGAGGATCAGAAACTCGCTTTTACAATGAAGGGCTACATCTCCAATGCCAACTACTCTGTCAAGAAATGCGTCCTTATCCTTTTTATCAACC ATCGCTTGGTGGAGTCTGCTGCCTTGAAGAAAGCTATTGAGACTGTCTACACTGCTTACCTTCCCAAAAACACTCATCCTTTTCTTTATCTTAG TTTAGAGATTGCTCCTCAAAACATTGACGTGAATGTTCACCCCACCAAGCACGAGGTTCACTTCCTGCATGAGGACAGCATCATCGAGAGCATTCAGAAACACATTGAGAGTAAACTGCTTGGCTCTAACTCCTCGCGCACATACTTCACACAG ACTCTGCTTCCAGGACTTTCAGCATCCGCCAGTGTGGCGAAAGCCTCCAGTTCCTCAGCAGATTCTCAGGAGCGCATATACGCCCATCAGATGGTCCGCACTGACAGCAAAGCCCAGAAGCTGGATGCGTTTCTCCAGCCGTCAACCTCTTCGTCTACCGCGCAGCGCAAGTCAGATAAACCCTCCAGCCCCCCCACTGCCGAGCCAGACGACACAGAGCTGCTGAATGCTGTTGATGATCTGGAGCCATGTGGCTCAGAGGATCCACCGACAGACATTCAACCTCCCACTGATGAAGCACCACCAAG GAAAAGGCCTCATGTTGAGGAGGTGAAGGAGGATTTGACAGCCGCCTGTCTTCCCAGGAGACGCGTCATTAAACTGACCAGCATAAAAGAGCTTCGGGAGGAAATTGAGCAGCAAACTCACAAAG GTTTACAGGAGCTGCTCCAGAATCACTCATTTGTGGGTTCAGTCAGTCCTCAATGGACTCTAGTGCAGCACCAGACGAAACTCTACCTGCTCAATACAACCAAACTCAG TCAGGAGCTGTTTTATCAAATTTTGATCTATGATTTTGGTAACTTTGGAGTCCTTCGATTGTCG AATCCAGCTCCGCTCTATGATTTGGCCATGTTGGCTCTAGACTCAGAGGAGAGCGGATGGACGGATGAGGACGGACCAAAAGAAGGACTGGCCCAGTATATTGTGGATTTCCTTAAGCAGAAAACAGAAATGCTGGAAGAGTATTTTTCCCTGGAAATAGATGGA GAAGGGAACCTGACTGGTCTGCCAATGCTGCTTGATAATTACACTCCTGCCATGGAGGGTCTTCCGATGTTCATTCTGCGTTTAGCCACTGAG GTGAACTGGGATCGAGAAAAGGACTGTTTCCATGACTTCAGCATAGAATGCAGTCACTTCTATTCCATAAGGAAACGATACACACTGGAGCCGGATGCAGAAGAGCCGCAG GACGCAGAGATGAGCTGGCAGTGGAAGGTGGAGCATGTGCTTTTCAAAGCTCTCCGCTCTCTCTTCAGTCCTCCGAAACACTTCAGTGAAGATGGCAGCGTTCTCCAGATCGCCAGCCTGCCTGAACTCTACAAAGTGTTTGAAAGATGCTGA
- the lrrfip2 gene encoding leucine-rich repeat flightless-interacting protein 2 isoform X5 has product MGTPGSGRKRAPIKDRFSAEDEALSSIAREAEARLAAKRAARAEARDIRMRELERQQKESSVYNDLHKKHVGSSSKKDLLTGLYHDQRNYTSLKNSKPPPSTVSAYTPRAPSSSSSAGLMRSCSVASICDDGLYGSYSSRAPSECSWYSSGASSTRSSPMSSSDDDSVSTVSQSRRGRRDSVLSDFSDISETAADYFSRSNRRGSIVSDLDDLSIPDLDSLDEKCDKQFTDTFSRPSSRCATPALSAAALASLGGSTSRRGSGDAGSVIMDAEASLSELRDIYDLKDQIQDVEGRYMQGLKELKESLSEVEEKYKKAMVSNAQLDNEKSNLIYQVDTLKDVLEEMEEQMSELRRETEEKSKELERQKHTCSVLQHKQEEMKEGIRQRDELIEENQKFQQNLDTLTREVFDLQETVNWKDKKIAALERQKEYFDCIRNERDELRDELADLKGKSRMGEKHGLVIIPEDTPNGDVSHESPTSGITVVKQEVAQVLESAGDGPLDVRLRKLAEEKDELLSQIRKLKMQLEEERQKHSKIDSVFTEGERMENGTDLHFIEMQRDANRQISEYKFKLSKAEQEMATMEQNVNRLEGQVSRYKASADNAEKIEDELKAEKRKLQRELRTALDKIEEMEMTNNHLVKRLEKMKANRNALLSQQ; this is encoded by the exons AGCTCTGTATATAATGATCTTCACAAAAAACATGTTGGCAGTAGCTCCAAAAAGGACCTTCTG ACTGGATTGTATCATGACCAAAGAAACTACACCAGCTTAAAGAACTCCAAACCTCCTCCCTCCACTGTCTCTGCCTATACACCACGG GCTCCGTCCAGCAGCAGTTCTGCAGGTCTGATGCGCAGCTGTAGTGTG GCCTCCATATGTGACGATGGTCTGTATGGTTCATATAGTTCCAGAGCT CCCTCTGAATGCAGCTGGTACTCTTCTGGTGCCAGCTCCACCCGCAGCAGCCCTATG tcATCCTCTGATGACGATTCTGTCAGCACTGTGTCCCAAAGTCGACGTGGGAGAAGGGATAGTGTG TTGTCTGATTTCTCTGATATCTCTGAGACGGCTGCTGATTATTTTAGCCGCTCTAATCGCAGGGGCAGCATTGTCTCTGATCTTGATGATCTGAGCATCCCAGACTTGGATAGT CTCGATGAGAAATGTGACAAGCAGTTTACAGACACCTTCAGTCGG CCATCCTCTCGATGTGCCACCCCGGCGCTCTCCGCAGCTGCCCTGGCATCTCTGGGAGGCAGCACTTCTAGAAGGGGCAGTGGAGATGCTGGAAGCGTCATTATGGATGCAGAGGCTTCTCTCAGTGAATTAAGG GACATCTATGATCTAAAGGACCAGATTCAGGATGTAGAGGGCCGATACATGCAGGGTCTTAAAGAGCTGAAG GAATCTCTGTCAGAAGTGGAGGAGAAATACAAGAAGGCCATGGTATCCAACGCCCAGCTGGACAATGAAAAGTCAAACCTCATCTACCAAGTGGATACACTCAAAGACGTTTTAGAGGAGATGGAAGAGCAAATGTCAGAGCTGCGCAGGGAAACGGAGGAGAAATCAAAG GAGTTAGAGCGACAGAAGCACACATGTTCAGTCCTACAGCACAAACAAGAGGAGATGAAGGAGGGCATCCGCCAGCGAGATGAGCTCATCGAG GAGAACCAGAAATTTCAGCAAAACCTAGATACCCTCACAAGAGAGGTGTTTGACCTGCAGGAAACTGTTAACTGGAAGGACAAAAAGATTGCG GCgttagagagacagaaagaataCTTTGATTGCATTAGGAATGAGAGAGATGAGCTCAGGGATGAGCTGGCTGACCTCAAGGGGAAAAGCCGAATGGGAGAG AAACACGGGCTGGTCATCATACCCGAGGACACGCCCAATGGAGACGTCAGCCACGAGTCCCCTACCTCAGGCATCACTGTGGTAAAACAAGAGGTAGCACAGGTGCTAGAGTCAGCAGGAGACGGACCTTTGG ATGTAAGACTACGAAAGCTTGCAGAAGAAAAGGATGAACTTTTGTCCCAG ATCAGAAAACTGAAGATGCAGCTGGAGGAGGAACGACAAAAACACTCAAAGATCGACAGCGTTTTCACAGAAGGAGAGCGAATGGAGAATGGCACTGACCTGCATTTCATCGAGATGCAGA GGGATGCCAATAGACAGATAAGTGAATACAAATTCAAGCTCTCAAAGGCTGAACAGGAAATGGCCACGATGGAACAAAAT GTAAACAGACTTGAAGGACAGGTGTCCAGATATAAAGCTTCAGCAGATAATGCAGAAAAGATAGAAGATGAACTGAAAGCAGAGAAAAGAAAACTTCAGAGGGAG CTGCGTACTGCCCTGGATAAGATTGAAGAAATGGAAATGACCAACAACCATCTTGTAAAGCGGCTGGAAAAGATGAAAGCAAACAGAAACGCTCTTCTGTCCCAGCAGTGA